A window of Castanea sativa cultivar Marrone di Chiusa Pesio chromosome 1, ASM4071231v1 contains these coding sequences:
- the LOC142623281 gene encoding uncharacterized protein LOC142623281, translating into MELAPPKTVKEVQSLNGKIAVLNRFVLRATDKCLPFFCTLKRSFEWTDECQKAFEELFLYLAVSRTAVSAALVREKDKVQRPVYFISRALRGEEERYLQIEKLAFALVTAERKLKPYFQAHTINVLTDKPLQKAMSSPEAGGWMALWVIELSEFDIQYQIRTAVKGQIVDDFIVEFTFTEDQGAEEAPVWSIHMDRSSNKHAGGAGVVLHTPEGDKIECMIRLDFSTTNNEAEYEALIAGLDLAIAAGAKSMVVFSDSQIVTSQVNGSYECKNERMKREENQDADQLAIAASAELMIVPDQVLSFVQLSSLIDSTGVQEVSSEHFWMNPIVAYRKDGKLPNDKEAARKLKVKAAQFVLIKNILYKRGFSRPYLRCLTSEESNYVMREVHEGICGNHSGSRSLVHKLLRAGYYWPTMQKDADAYVRACDKCQRFGNFIRQPTEELTPMTAP; encoded by the exons ATGGAATTGGCTCCGCCAAAGACTgtaaaagaagtacaaagcttgaatGGCAAAATAGCAGTCCTAAATAGATTTGTATTAAGGGCGACTGACAAGTGCCTCCCCTTCTTCTGTACGCTAAAGAGGTcgtttgaatggacggacgaatgccaaaaggcatttgaagagttgttTCTATACTTAGCCGTCTCCCGAACGGCAGTTAGCGCGGCTCTTGTTAGAGAAAAAGATAAGGTGCAACGGCCCGTATACTTTATAAGCCGAGCActtagaggagaagaagaaaggtaCCTTCAGATTGAGAAGCTAGCATTCGCATTAGTGACTGCAGAACGAAAACTCAAGCCGTACTtccaagcacataccataaatgtCTTAACAGATAAGCCTTTACAAAAAGCCATGAGTAGCCCCGAAGCAGGAGGATGGATGGCCTTATGGGTGATCGAGTTAAGTGAGTTTGACATTCAGTACCAAATACGAACTGCTGTGAAGGGACAAATAGTAGATGACTTCATCGTTGAATTCACATTCACAGAAGACCAGGGGGCAGAGGAAGCTCCTGTGTGGAGCATCCACATGGATAGATCCTCCAATAAACATGCAGGTGGAGCCGGCGTAGTACTCCACACCCCAGAGGGAGATAAGATCGagtgcatgatccgtctggacttTTCCACAACTAATAACGAAGCGGAATACGAAGCTCTGATAGCAGGATTAGACCTCGCAATAGCTGCAGGAGCTAAGAGTATGGTCGTATtctccgattctcaaatcgtgacCAGTCAGGTTAATGGGAGTTACGAGTGTAAGaatgaaagaatgaagag ggaagaGAACCAAGATGCCGACCAACTCGCAATAGCAGCTTCCGCAGAACTTATGATCGTCCCCGACCAGGTATTATCCTTTGTTCAACTCTCATCACTGATAGATAGTACCGGCGTGCAGGAGGTAAGCAGTGAACATTTTTGGATGAATCCAATAGTCGCATACCGAAAGGACGGCAAGCTGCCAAACGACAAGGAGGCCGCaagaaagttgaaggttaaGGCGGCCCAATTTGTCCTAATTAAGAACATTCTATACAAGAGGGGCTTCTCTCGACCTTACCTGAGATGCCTCACCTCTGAAGAATCAAACTATGTtatgagggaggtccatgaaggaatttgtggaaaccactctgGATCAAGGTCTTTGGTGCACAAGTTACTCCGGGCAGGATACTATTGGCCAACGATGCAAAAGGATGCCGACGCATACGTTAGAGCCTGCGACAAGTGCCAACGGTTTGGCAATTTCATAAGGCAACCAACGGAAGAGCTCACCCCTATGACGGCCCCATga
- the LOC142623270 gene encoding uncharacterized protein LOC142623270 has translation MGGSRGFGHYDKEEHPELCVEEYYLQVWTTASTPTGETLFRLTYGSEAVIPAEVGFTSYRVGNHKESKNNEAMRLQLDLVDEVRAMAEQRLARYQNLMAKHYNSKVRHRDFQVGDLVLRRVIGATKDASQGKLRPNWEGPYMITSWHRKGTYYLETLEGQKLSHP, from the exons atgggtggaagcagaggctTTGGCCACTATGACAAAGAAGAACATCCGGAGCTTTGTGTGGAGGAATATTATTTGCAAGTATG GACAACGGCAAGTACACCAACAGGGGAAACGCTGTTCCGGTTGACATATGGTAGCGAGGCAGTCATCCCAGCAGAAGTAGGGTTCACAAGCTACCGGGTTGGAAACCACAAAGAGAGCAAGAACAATGAAGCCATGCGCCTACAGCTCGATCTGGTGGACGAAGTCAGGGCGATGGCCGAGCAAAGATTAGCACGGTACCAAAACCTCATggcaaagcattacaactctaaggttaGGCATAGGGACTTCCAGGTTGGAGATCTTGTCTTAAGGAGAGTAATCGGCGCTACAAAAGATGCTTCCCAAGGGAAGCTaagacctaactgggaaggaccgtaCATGATCAcctcatggcataggaagggaacaTACTACCTAGAGACACTAGAAGGGCAGAAATTGAGTCACCCGTGA